Proteins encoded in a region of the Micropterus dolomieu isolate WLL.071019.BEF.003 ecotype Adirondacks linkage group LG07, ASM2129224v1, whole genome shotgun sequence genome:
- the si:ch73-390b10.2 gene encoding Golgi pH regulator isoform X1, whose amino-acid sequence MSFLVDSVIMFTSQVLFFGFGWLFFMRQLFKDYEVRQYVVQVVFSVTFAFSCTMFELIIFEILGALSSSSRYFHWKLNLYVILLVLIFVVPFYIGYFVVSNIRLLHRQRLLFSCMVWFTFMYFFWKLGDPFPILSPKHGILSIEQLISRVGVIGVTLMALLSGFGAVNCPYTYMSYFLRNVTDSDILALERRLLQTMDMIVSKKKRIAMTRRQMYQRGEDQNKQTGFWGMIKSVTSTQTGSENLSQIQQEVDALEELSRQLFLETVDLQATKERIEYSKTFQGKYFNFLGYFFSIYCVWKIFMATINIVFDRVGKTDPVTRGIEITVNYLGIQFDVKFWSQHISFILVGIIIVTSIRGLLITLTKFFYAISSNKSSNVIVLVLAQIMGMYFVSSVLLMRMSMPLEYRSIVTEVLGELQFNFYHRWFDVIFLVSALSSILFLYLAHKQAPEKNMTL is encoded by the exons ATGTCGTTTCTGGTGGACTCAGTCATCATGTTCACCTCACAG GTGCTGTTCTTTGGATTTGGCTGGTTGTTCTTTATGCGGCAGCTGTTTAAAGATTATGAG GTGCGACAGTACGTTGTCCAGGTGGTTTTCTCTGTTACGTTTGCATTTTCATGTACCATGTTTGAGCTCATCATCTTTGAGATTCTGGGTGCCTTAAGTAGTAG TTCTAGGTATTTCCACTGGAAGCTGAATCTGTATGTCATACTGCTGGTTCTAATCTTTGTGGTGCCTTTCTATATTGGTTACTTTGTTGTCAGCAACATACGCCTGT tgCATAGACAGAGGCTTCTGTTCTCTTGTATGGTGTGGTTTACCTTCATGTATTTTTTCTGGAAGCTGGGAGACCCATTCCCCATCTTGAGTCCAAAACATG GCATCCTGTCCATTGAGCAGCTAATCAGTCGTGTTGGTGTGATCGGAGTCACACTCATGGCTCTGTTGTCTGGATTTGGTGCGGTCAACTGTCCCTACACGTACATGTCCTATTTCCTCAG AAACGTAACAGACAGTGACATCCTTGCTCTGGAGAGGCGGCTGCTCCAGACTATGGACATGATTGTCAGCAAGAAGAAACG GATCGCTATGACAAGGAGGCAGATGTACCAGCGTGGGGAAGACCAGAACAAACAGACAGGATTCTGGGGCATGATCAAGAGTGTAACCTCCACACAAACAGGCAGTGAAA ACCTCTCTCAAATCCAGCAGGAGGTTGATGCCCTAGAGGAACTGAGTCGACAACTCTTTCTTGAGACTGTGGACCTGCAAGCCACCAAG GAGCGAATTGAGTACTCAAAGACATTCCAGGGGAAATACTTCAACTTCCTCGGCTACTTCTTTTCCATCTATTGTGTTTGGAAAATCTTCATG GCCACTATAAACATTGTGTTTGATCGAGTTGGAAAGACGGACCCAGTGACGAGGGGTATTGAAATTACAGTGAACTACTTGGGCATCCAGTTCGat GTAAAGTTTTGGTCCCAACACATCTCTTTCATCTTGGTGGGAATAATTATCGTTACATCCATTCGTGGCTTACTCATCACCCTCACTAAG TTCTTCTATGCAATATCAAGTAACAAGTCCTCAAATGTCATCGTGCTCGTCCTCGCTCAAATCATG GGGATGTATTTTGTATCATCCGTATTGCTGATGCGCATGAGCATGCCGCTGGAGTATCGCTCCATTGTGACGGAGGTTCTGGGAGAGCTGCAGTTCAACTTCTACCACCGTTGGTTTGACGTCATCTTCCTGGTCAGCGCCCTGTCCAGCATCCTCTTCCTTTATCTCGCCCACAAGCAGGCACCAGAGAAAAACATGACCCTCTGA
- the pdzk1 gene encoding Na(+)/H(+) exchange regulatory cofactor NHE-RF3 has translation MAGYKPRVISLTKRPGHTFGFYLRVEQGEEGHLIRCLEMGGPAELAGMKDGDRILRVSGTFVDGLSHSEVVDMVRNGGASVTFHILDEASYKQAKAQGVNLSDPQSTPVANGVAIQAPKPKLCYLVKSSTGFGFSLRSDKDKEGFFMTEVIPGGMADRAGVKINDRLLEVNGESVESSTHDQVVDKIKLAGSRMMFLLADEETEKYYKNKHKIGAWLATTKYLPHKPRVVDMTKGPDGYGFLLREDPIRTGHFIKDIDWGSPAEKEGLKEMDRLVAVDGNEVDCCSHEEVVDRIRESGNKCCLLVVDKDTDKMYKQGKVSPMLFWDEMNDSNSPPSYTEALNLPAPVRPSTAVQKREEGFKPKLCKMETTSAGYGFHLNGIQGESGHYIKEVVKGGAADRVGLEDEDIVVEVNGVNVEQSSHEEVVALIRSSGSSLEMLVAKKSVYDQLKTKGVTITRLLLGETSYIQVHAVDTPKASREERHEEGARTETPTEPARERTSSASSSASQSSVDERL, from the exons ATGGCCGGGTACAAGCCAAGGGTGATTTCTCTAACCAAGAGGCCGGGTCATACATTTGGTTTCTACTTGAGGGTGGAGCAGGGTGAGGAGGGTCACCTGATCCGCTGCCTGGAAATGGGAGGTCCAGCTGAACTGGCCGGCATGAAAGATGGAGACCGCATCCTGCGGGTTAGTGGAACATTTGTTGATGGACTGTCCCATTCAGAG GTGGTGGACATGGTGAGAAACGGTGGAGCATCAGTCACATTCCACATCCTGGATGAAGCTTCGTACAAGCAAGCCAAAGCACAGGGAGTGAACCTGTCCGACCCTCAGAGCACACCAGTTGCCAATGGTGTGGCCATACAGGCTCCAAAACCCAAACTCTGCTACCTGGTTAAGTCCAGCACAGGCTTTGGGTTTTCTCTTCGCTCAGACAAAG ATAAAGAGGGTTTTTTCATGACAGAGGTGATCCCGGGAGGCATGGCGGACAGGGCGGGGGTCAAAATCAACGACCGCCTGTTGGAGGTCAACGGGGAGAGCGTTGAAAGCTCCACACACGACCAAGTAGTGGACAAGATCAAGCTGGCTGGCAGCCGCATGATGTTCCTGTTGGCTGACGAGGAAACGGAGAAGTACTACAAGAACAAGCACAAGATAGGAGCATGGTTAGCCACCACCAAGTATCTCCCACACAAGCCACGCGTTGTCGACATGACCAAAGGACCTGATGGCTATGGCTTCCTGCTTAGGGAGGATCCCATTCGAACAG GCCACTTCATTAAAGACATAGACTGGGGCAGTCCAGCAGAAAAAGAAGGTCTGAAGGAAATGGACAGACTAGTGGCTGTGGATGGCAACGAGGTGGACTGTTGCAGCCATGAGGAAGTGGTGGACAGGATCAGAGAGAGTGGCAACAAATGCTGTCTCCTCGTGGTGGACAAGGACACGGACAAAATGTATAAGCAA GGGAAAGTTTCTCCGATGCTTTTCTGGGATGAGATGAATGATTCCAACTCACCGCCCAGTTACACAGAGGCCCTCAATTTACCTGCTCCTGTCCGACCATCCACGGCTGTtcagaagagggaggaggggttCAAGCCTAAACTGTGTAAGATGGAGACGACCTCAGCTGGCTATGGCTTTCACCTAAACGGCATCCAGGGTGAGTCTGGACATTACATCAAGGAG GTGGTGAAGGGTGGAGCGGCTGACAGGGTGGGTCTGGAGGATGAAGACATCGTGGTGGAGGTGAACGGGGTAAATGTGGAGCAGAGCAGCCACGAGGAGGTGGTGGCATTAATCCGCAGCAGTGGCAGCTCTCTGGAGATGCTGGTGGCTAAAAAGAGCGTCTATGACCAACTCAAAACTAAAGGAGTGACCATCACACGCCTGCTCCTCGGAGAAACATCTTATATTCAGGTCCACGCGGTTGACACTCCCAAGGCCAGCAGGGAGGAGAGACATGAGGAGGGGGCCAGAACTGAAACCCCCACTGAACCAGCAAGAGAGAGG ACTTCATCTGCATCATCATCTGCATCTCAAAGCAGTGTTGATGAGAGACTCTAA
- the si:ch73-390b10.2 gene encoding Golgi pH regulator isoform X2, with translation MSFLVDSVIMFTSQVLFFGFGWLFFMRQLFKDYEVRQYVVQVVFSVTFAFSCTMFELIIFEILGALSSSSRYFHWKLNLYVILLVLIFVVPFYIGYFVVSNIRLLHRQRLLFSCMVWFTFMYFFWKLGDPFPILSPKHGILSIEQLISRVGVIGVTLMALLSGFGAVNCPYTYMSYFLRNVTDSDILALERRLLQTMDMIVSKKKRIAMTRRQMYQRGEDQNKQTGFWGMIKSVTSTQTDLSQIQQEVDALEELSRQLFLETVDLQATKERIEYSKTFQGKYFNFLGYFFSIYCVWKIFMATINIVFDRVGKTDPVTRGIEITVNYLGIQFDVKFWSQHISFILVGIIIVTSIRGLLITLTKFFYAISSNKSSNVIVLVLAQIMGMYFVSSVLLMRMSMPLEYRSIVTEVLGELQFNFYHRWFDVIFLVSALSSILFLYLAHKQAPEKNMTL, from the exons ATGTCGTTTCTGGTGGACTCAGTCATCATGTTCACCTCACAG GTGCTGTTCTTTGGATTTGGCTGGTTGTTCTTTATGCGGCAGCTGTTTAAAGATTATGAG GTGCGACAGTACGTTGTCCAGGTGGTTTTCTCTGTTACGTTTGCATTTTCATGTACCATGTTTGAGCTCATCATCTTTGAGATTCTGGGTGCCTTAAGTAGTAG TTCTAGGTATTTCCACTGGAAGCTGAATCTGTATGTCATACTGCTGGTTCTAATCTTTGTGGTGCCTTTCTATATTGGTTACTTTGTTGTCAGCAACATACGCCTGT tgCATAGACAGAGGCTTCTGTTCTCTTGTATGGTGTGGTTTACCTTCATGTATTTTTTCTGGAAGCTGGGAGACCCATTCCCCATCTTGAGTCCAAAACATG GCATCCTGTCCATTGAGCAGCTAATCAGTCGTGTTGGTGTGATCGGAGTCACACTCATGGCTCTGTTGTCTGGATTTGGTGCGGTCAACTGTCCCTACACGTACATGTCCTATTTCCTCAG AAACGTAACAGACAGTGACATCCTTGCTCTGGAGAGGCGGCTGCTCCAGACTATGGACATGATTGTCAGCAAGAAGAAACG GATCGCTATGACAAGGAGGCAGATGTACCAGCGTGGGGAAGACCAGAACAAACAGACAGGATTCTGGGGCATGATCAAGAGTGTAACCTCCACACAAACAG ACCTCTCTCAAATCCAGCAGGAGGTTGATGCCCTAGAGGAACTGAGTCGACAACTCTTTCTTGAGACTGTGGACCTGCAAGCCACCAAG GAGCGAATTGAGTACTCAAAGACATTCCAGGGGAAATACTTCAACTTCCTCGGCTACTTCTTTTCCATCTATTGTGTTTGGAAAATCTTCATG GCCACTATAAACATTGTGTTTGATCGAGTTGGAAAGACGGACCCAGTGACGAGGGGTATTGAAATTACAGTGAACTACTTGGGCATCCAGTTCGat GTAAAGTTTTGGTCCCAACACATCTCTTTCATCTTGGTGGGAATAATTATCGTTACATCCATTCGTGGCTTACTCATCACCCTCACTAAG TTCTTCTATGCAATATCAAGTAACAAGTCCTCAAATGTCATCGTGCTCGTCCTCGCTCAAATCATG GGGATGTATTTTGTATCATCCGTATTGCTGATGCGCATGAGCATGCCGCTGGAGTATCGCTCCATTGTGACGGAGGTTCTGGGAGAGCTGCAGTTCAACTTCTACCACCGTTGGTTTGACGTCATCTTCCTGGTCAGCGCCCTGTCCAGCATCCTCTTCCTTTATCTCGCCCACAAGCAGGCACCAGAGAAAAACATGACCCTCTGA